The Pseudomonadota bacterium sequence GACCCCGTGGAGGAGTTCTTCTATCAGCTGGAGGGTGACATGGTGCTCAAGGTCTTCGATGGCGGTGAGTTCTACGACGTGCCCATCCGTGAAGGTGAGGTCTTCTTCCTGCCTAAGCATGTGCGGCACTCGCCGCAACGGCCGATGGAAGGCAGCGTGGGCCTGGTCATCGAACCCAAGCGACCGCCAGGCGCACGCGATGCCTTCGAGTGGTACTGCTTTGAGTGTGGCGGCCTGGTGCACCGAGCCGAGCTGGAGCTGAAATCGATCGCCCACGACCTGCCGCCCCTCTACCAGTCCTTCTACGCGGACAGCGAAGCGCGCACCTGCCCGCACTGTGAAGCGATGCACCCGGGTAAGGACGTACCGGAAGGGTGGGTGACGCTTTGAACTACCAACCCTCTCTCGACTACGCGCGGCAAGCGGATGCGCGGGATCCCCTCCGGGCTTACCGAGGGCAGTTTCACTTCCCGACCCTAGGCACGGACGAGCTGGTCTACTTCACGGGTCACTCCCTGGGGCTGCAGCCCAAGACCGTGCGCTCCTCCGTCGAGCTGGAGCTGGACCAATGGGCACGCTACGGCGTCGAAGGGCATTTCCATTCCATCAACCCCTGGTATAGCTACCACGAGCTGCTAACGCCGCCGATGGCAAAGCTCGTGGGCGCCGTGGAGAGCGAAGTCGTCTGCATGAACTCGCTGACGACGAACATCCATCTGCTTTTCGTCTCCTTCTACCGACCGACCAAAACGCGCTACAAGATCATCTGCGAAGCGCGGCTGTTCCCTTCGGACCGCTACCTGCTCGAGACGCAGGCGCAGTTCCATGGCTTCGATCCTGACGAGGCCATCATCGAGGTCGGCCCTCGCAAGGGCGAGTGGTTGATTCGCGAAGAGGACATCCTCGCGGCGATCGAGGAGAACGCCGACCAGCTAGCCCTCGTCTTCTTCGGTGGCGTGAACTACTTCACCGGCCAGCTGTTCGATATGGCTCGCCTCACCGCGGCGGCCCACGCGGTCGATGCGATCGCCGGCTTCGATCTCGCCCATGCCGCCGGCA is a genomic window containing:
- a CDS encoding 3-hydroxyanthranilate 3,4-dioxygenase, translated to MSRLAAFNFQAWIDEHRHLLKPPVGNKQVWEDTDMMAFVVGGPNKRTDYHDDPVEEFFYQLEGDMVLKVFDGGEFYDVPIREGEVFFLPKHVRHSPQRPMEGSVGLVIEPKRPPGARDAFEWYCFECGGLVHRAELELKSIAHDLPPLYQSFYADSEARTCPHCEAMHPGKDVPEGWVTL
- the kynU gene encoding kynureninase, with the translated sequence MGDALNYQPSLDYARQADARDPLRAYRGQFHFPTLGTDELVYFTGHSLGLQPKTVRSSVELELDQWARYGVEGHFHSINPWYSYHELLTPPMAKLVGAVESEVVCMNSLTTNIHLLFVSFYRPTKTRYKIICEARLFPSDRYLLETQAQFHGFDPDEAIIEVGPRKGEWLIREEDILAAIEENADQLALVFFGGVNYFTGQLFDMARLTAAAHAVDAIAGFDLAHAAGNVPLSLHDWDVDFAAWCSYKYLNSSPGNVGGIFVHERHGRRGDLPRFGGWWGHDKDTRFQMKPGFQPMPGAEGWQLSNAPVLGMSAMKPALEIFAHVGMGALRAKSEKLTGYLEYTIDRLAQEFPDAGISVITPRDPNQRGSQLSVNIARYERALFDRMIAAGVIADFREPCIIRMAPVPLYNSFEDVFTFGSVMRRLLKESNQ